A single Drosophila miranda strain MSH22 chromosome XR, D.miranda_PacBio2.1, whole genome shotgun sequence DNA region contains:
- the LOC108151256 gene encoding tryptophan--tRNA ligase — protein MFRASKLIVYLHPASIPLPRLRLALSRRFKSNLLQGSSLHHSARAQLISAGKHQQSSGHLPEEKSPWPRKIFSGIQPTGSVHLGNYLGAVRKWTQLQNSRDDVTVCIVDMHSITMPHNPPVLRENIFTMAATLVACGIDPAKSTLFVQSAVLEHCEFNWILSSMTTTPRLAQLPQFKEKSRLVRDIPLGLYVYPVLQAADIMLYKATHVPVGADQLQHIQLAQHLARTFNGRYGEAFPVCHAIIEESDASKVLSLRDPSKKMSKSEANPKATINLCDPPELIMEKIKKAVTDFTSDITYDPKLRPGVSNLVNIHAQVTGRSILSVLEEAKTLDTAKYKERVGEAVIEHLRPIRERIHEQLSKKNELIHMLEIGAEKARIQAQKTMRDVKQRLGLGAYAAVPEPVVVAPLLPERSKMTASQRVAKNVHLPNHNAHSYTHLENRNERSSASGTASPHGSAGEAACTADLKAMAQAQAMVRPPMRRPVVPKQSMRVEKERKATRNNIFSNTSAIGFKSPSKHDVPVAEGKGQRASSFGFAKPEIVDATEKAGAHRFGQNTNTSAVASIMHKINAAKNQDTLVHSAYYNAFHGSKSGPPSHVIKNRSIERSIEKSTNDARTNTCNEWSNSEKNSSENPSSENSNSEQDEISNASSTTADSEDPEIFDELEQDDEVPERSASEAAGKAGIGN, from the exons ATGTTTCGCGCCAGCAAATTAATCGTGTACCTGCATCCTGCAAGCATACCGCTACCAAGATTGCGCTTGGCACTGTCCAGACGTTTCAAGTCCAACCTCCTGCAGGGATCATCACTCCACCACTCCGCCAGGGCTCAACTTATTTCAGCTGGCAAGCACCAACAAAGCAGCGGCCATTTGCCCGAAGAA AAATCCCCTTGGCCGCGAAAGATCTTCAGTGGGATTCAGCCCACAGGATCGGTCCATCTCGGCAACTATTTGGGCGCTGTCCGCAAGTGGACGCAGCTGCAGAACAGTCGCGATGATGTCACAGTCTGTATAGTGGATATGCACTCCATAACCATGCCGCACAATCCGCCGGTGCTACGGGAAAACATCTTTACGATGGCTGCCACACTGGTGGCGTGCGGCATTGATCCCGCCAAGAGCACGTTGTTTGTCCAGTCGGCTGTATTGGAGCATTGTGAGTTCAACTGGATCCTCAGCTCGATGACCACCACGCCTAGGCTGGCGCAGCTGCCCCAGTTCAAGGAGAAATCCCGCCTGGTCCGCGATATACCCTTGGGGCTGTATGTCTATCCGGTGCTGCAGGCTGCCGACATCATGCTGTACAA GGCCACACATGTACCCGTTGGAGCGGACCAGTTGCAGCACATTCAACTGGCACAGCACTTAGCGAGGACATTCAATGGGCGCTACGGTGAAGCGTTCCCTGTGTGCCATGCCATCATCGAGGAGAGTGATGCCTCCAAAGTGTTGTCTTTGCGGGATCCCTCTAAGAAAATGTCAAAGTCAGAAGCGAATCCCAAGGCCACGATCAACCTCTGCGATCCGCCGGAGCTAATAATGGAGAAGATTAAGAAAGCCGTCACCGACTTCACCTCGGACATCACCTACGATCCCAAATTGCGCCCTGGTGTCAGTAATCTCGTCAACATCCACGCCCAAGTAACAGGGCGCAGCATCCTAAGTGTCTTGGAGGAGGCCAAGACGTTGGACACAGCAAAGTACAAGGAGCGCGTGGGCGAAGCTGTCATTGAACATCTGCGCCCGATTCGTGAGCGAATCCATGAGCAATTGTCAAAGAAAAACGAGCTGATCCATATGCTAGAGATTGGAGCCGAGAAGGCACGTATCCAGGCGCAAAAGACAATGCGCGACGTCAAGCAACGCCTTGGCCTTGGAGCATATGCGGCTGTTCCTGAGCCAGTTGTCGTCGCTCCCTTGCTGCCTGAGCGATCCAAAATGACGGCTAGTCAGCGCGTGGCCAAGAACGTCCACCTGCCGAATCACAATGCTCACAGTTACACGCATTTAGAGAACCGTAATGAGCGGAGTAGTGCGTCTGGGACTGCATCGCCCCACGGAAGCGCCGGGGAAGCAGCATGCACTGCAGACCTAAAGGCAATGGCCCAAGCTCAGGCAATGGTGAGGCCTCCCATGCGTCGCCCTGTGGTGCCCAAACAATCCATGCGGGTAGAGAAAGAGCGCAAGGCTACTCGGAACAACATTTTCAGCAATACATCTGCCATCGGCTTTAAATCGCCCTCCAAACATGATGTTCCCGTTGCCGAAGGTAAGGGACAGCGTGCTAGTAGCTTCGGATTTGCTAAACCCGAAATTGTGGACGCGACAGAAAAGGCCGGCGCCCACAGGTTTGGACAAAATACGAATACCAGTGCGGTCGCTAGTATTATGCATAAAATTAATGCCGCCAAGAACCAAGACACTCTGGTCCACAGTGCCTACTACAACGCATTTCATGGTTCAAAATCTGGCCCCCCGTCCCATGTAATCAAGAACCGGAGTATCGAGAGGAGTATTGAAAAGAGCACCAATGATGCCAGAACAAATACCTGTAATGAATGGAGCAACAGCGAGAAAAACAGCAGCGAAAATCCCAGCAGtgaaaacagcaacagcgaacAGGATGAGATTAGCAACGCATCAAGCACAACGGCGGACAGCGAAGATCCAGAAATTTTTGATGAGTTGGAACAGGACGATGAAGTTCCCGAGCGGAGCGCCTCTGAGGCTGCTGGCAAGGCGGGAATAGGAAACTAG
- the LOC108151254 gene encoding glycerol-3-phosphate phosphatase: protein MCAYKQSCTNLMDLPTAKVTEWLEGFDTVITDCDGVLWVYGRAIDGAVSVINLFKSMRKNIYFCTNNSTKTREELLKKAQNMGFSITEGEIISTAHATAAYLKKRNFEKRVYVIGSDGITKELDAVGIGHTGCGPDPMKGTMAETTKIQLETDIGAVVVGFDEHFSFPKMVKASSYLNDPNCLFIATNTDERFPMDNMVVPGSGCFVRAIETCAERTAKVIGKPNPAICEVLLQKEIGRIDPARTLMIGDRANTDILLGFNCGFQTLLVGTGVHQLSDVERWKKSKDPEDKKLIPDMYLPKLGDLLPALPLPKH, encoded by the exons ATGTGCGCATACAAACAGTCATGTACAAACCTCATGGACCTCCCGACCGCCAAGGTGACGGAATGGCTCGAAGGCTTCGACACAGTCATAACAGACTGTGACG GAGTTCTGTGGGTCTACGGGAGGGCCATTGATGGTGCAGTTTCGGTTATAAACCTATTCAAATCCATGCgaaagaatatatatttctGCACAAACAACTCAACCAAGACTCGAGAAGAATTGCTCAAGAAAGCCCAGAACATGGGCTTTAGTATTACAGAAGGTGAGATCATATCCACAGCCCATGCCACAGCGGCTTACCTGAAAAAGCGCAACTTCGAAAAGCGAGTGTACGTCATTGGTAGCGATGGGATTACGAAGGAACTGGATGCAGTTGGAATCGGGCATACCGGGTGTGGCCCAGACCCCATGAAGGGCACGATGGCGGAGACTACGAAGATTCAACTGGAAACGGACATTGGAGCCGTAGTGGTCGGTTTCGACGAGCACTTCAGCTTTCCCAAAATGGTGAAGGCGTCGTCGTACCTAAACGATCCGAACTGCTTGTTTATTGCCACCAATACAGATGAACGCTTTCCCATGGACAATATGGTGGTGCCTGGGAGTGGCTGCTTTGTAAGGGCCATCGAGACCTGCGCAGAGCGTACAGCGAAGGTGATTGGTAAGCCCAATCCTGCCATTTGCGAAGTGCTGCTGCAAAAGGAGATTGGTCGGATTGATCCTGCAAGAACCCTGATGATTGGCGACCGAGCCAATACGGATATTTTGTTGGGATTCAACTGCGGCTTCCAGACCCTGCTCGTGGGCACCGGCGTGCATCAGCTGAGCGACGTAGAACGGTGGAAGAAAAGCAAAGATCCAGAGGACAAGAAGCTCATACCCGACATGTACCTGCCCAAATTGGGAGATCTACTGCCAGCCCTTCCCTTACCAAAACATTAA
- the LOC117186685 gene encoding uncharacterized protein LOC117186685 — MSCFKDAKYYALISCPSGDKKFLIGLTEPETMAFNICSTAESFGIKGKYLLSAEYNAIIANESALCHALMKNHTIIVAESANQCTGREKSMDSDLELTTDERKEFKLFLKALVKGQVISKAP; from the exons ATGTCTTGCTTTAAAGATGCAAAATACTACGCCCTCATATCTTGTCCCAGTGGGGATAAGAAGTTTCTGATAGGCCTTACAGAGCCAGAGACTATGGCTTTCAATATTTGTTCCACAG CCGAATCTTTTGGAATCAAaggcaaatatttattgagtgCTGAGTATAATGCAATCATCGCAAACGAAAGTGCCCTTTGCCATGCGCTGATGAAAAACCATACGATTATAGTGGCGGAATCCGCGAACCAATGCACAGGCAGAGAGAAAAGTATGGACTCGGACTTGGAACTAACTACTGATGAGAGGAAGGAGTTCAAGCTGTTTCTGAAGGCGCTTGTGAAGGGGCAAGTCATTTCGAAGGCCCCCTAA
- the LOC108151259 gene encoding dihydrolipoyl dehydrogenase, mitochondrial has product MQSTLRQAVSAVAKTHLRSNAAILGALNARFYSATHEADIVVIGSGPGGYVAAIKAAQMGMTTISVEKEATLGGTCLNVGCIPSKALLNNSHYYHMAHSGDLASRGINCGEVSLDLEKLMGQKTNAVKALTGGIAMLFKKNKVTQLTGFGTITGPNEVQVKKNDGTTDTVKAKNILIATGSEVTPFPGITIDEEVIVSSTGALKLAKVPKHLVVIGAGVIGLELGSVWSRLGAEVTAIEFMDTIGGVGIDNEVSKTFQKVLVKQGLKFKLGTKVTGASRSGDSVTVSVENAKSGEKEDIQCDALLVSVGRRPYTEGLGLEAVGIVKDDRGRIPVNATFQTVVPSIYAIGDCIHGPMLAHKAEDEGLITIEGINGGHVHIDYNCVPSVVYTHPEVAWVGKSEENLKQEGVAYKVGKFPFLANSRAKTNNDTDGFVKVLADKATDRVLGTHIIGPVAGELINEAVLAMEYGASAEDIARVCHAHPTCAEALREANVAAAFGKPINF; this is encoded by the exons ATGCAGTCGACGCTACGACAAGCTGTCTCGGCGGTTGCCAAG ACTCATCTGCGGTCTAATGCCGCCATTCTGGGAGCACTCAATGCCCGCTTCTACTCCGCCACACACGAAGCCGACATTGTGGTGATTGGCTCTGGCCCTGGCGGCTATGTGGCCGCTATTAAGGCTGCCCAGATGGGAATGACGACAATCAGCGTCGAGAAGGAGGCCACACTGGGAGGAACTTGTCTGAACGTGGGTTGCATTCCCTCCAAGGCTCTGCTGAACAACTCGCACTACTATCACATGGCTCACTCTGGAGATCTGGCCAGTCGCGGCATCAACTGCGGCGAAGTCTCCCTCGACCTCGAGAAGCTTATGGGGCAAAAAACGAACGCTGTGAAAGCTCTGACCGGTGGCATCGCGATGCTCTTCAAAAAGAACAAAGTCACACAGCTGACGGGCTTTGGCACCATTACCGGCCCCAACGAGGTGCAGGTGAAGAAGAACGATGGCACAACAGACACTGTGAAGGCCAAGAACATTTTGATTGCCACCGGATCCGAAGTAACCCCATTCCCAGGCATCACT ATCGACGAAGAGGTTATCGTGAGCAGCACCGGAGCCCTGAAGCTGGCCAAGGTGCCCAAGCATCTCGTTGTGATCGGTGCCGGCGTCATTGGTCTGGAGTTGGGTTCAGTGTGGTCTCGTCTTGGCGCCGAGGTCACTGCCATTGAGTTCATGGACACTATTGGCGGCGTGGGCATCGACAACGAGGTCTCCAAGACCTTCCAGAAGGTGCTCGTCAAACAGGGACTCAAGTTCAAGCTGGGCACCAAGGTCACGGGCGCTTCCCGCAGCGGCGACAGCGTCACCGTCTCCGTGGAGAATGCCAAGTCCGGAGAGAAGGAGGATATCCAATGCGATGCCCTGCTGGTCAGTGTGGGACGTCGTCCCTACACTGAGGGCCTGGGACTGGAGGCCGTAGGTATTGTCAAAGATGATCGCGGACGCATTCCCGTGAATGCCACCTTCCAGACGGTGGTGCCCAGTATCTACGCGATCGGCGATTGCATTCACGGTCCCATGTTGGCCCACAAGGCTGAGGATGAGGGTCTGATCACCATCGAGGGCATCAATGGCGGACACGTTCATATCGACTACAACTGCGTGCCCAGCGTTGTGTACACCCATCCCGAGGTGGCGTGGGTCGGAAAGTCGGAGGAGAACTTGAAGCAAGAGGGTGTGGCCTACAAAGTGGGCAAGTTCCCATTCCTGGCCAACTCGCGTGCGAAGACCAACAACGACACCGACGGCTTTGTCAAGGTCTTGGCCGACAAGGCAACGGATCGCGTGTTGGGCACGCACATCATTGGACCTGTTGCCGGAGAGCTGATCAATGAGGCTGTTCTGGCCATGGAGTATGGAGCGTCGGCCGAGGATATTGCGCGTGTCTGCCATGCGCATCCC ACCTGTGCCGAAGCCCTGCGTGAGGCCAATGTGGCGGCAGCCTTTGGCAAGCCCATCAACTTCTAA
- the LOC108151255 gene encoding glycerol-3-phosphate phosphatase → MLEGGTINMLDLSGEQVSEWLRSFDMVLSDGDGTIWQDDTAIEGAAAVLNALQNQFGKRVYLITNNGLKTRRELFERAQRLGFQVPNDQHIISPTATIVDHLKQLPDFDSTKHKVFVVGNAAIGRELQANGIDSYGAGEEEPLPMGEKWQDFALREFTKPEAADNVGAVVVGWDEHFSYCKMARASHILCRNGSSAFLVTNRDAVHKYPALCIPGTAAFVAGIEACAGREALEMGKPSPVVLEPLIQSGALRPERTLMIGDCPKIDIAFARNCGMQSLLVGTGSYQLDILQQNGSLPQPDLYLPRLGDLLQFL, encoded by the exons ATGCTGGAGGGTGGCACTATCAACATGTTGGACCTGTCCGGGGAGCAGGTGAGCGAGTGGCTACGCAGCTTTGACATGGTTCTCAGCGACGGCGACG GCACCATATGGCAGGATGATACGGCTATCGAGGGTGCTGCAGCCGTATTGAATGCCCTGCAAAATCAGTTCGGAAAACGTGTCTACCTCATTACCAACAATGGCCTGAAAACACGAAGAGAACTGTTCGAACGGGCGCAGCGCCTGGGCTTCCAAGTGCCAAATGACCAGCATATCATATCGCCCACGGCCACCATTGTGGACCATCTGAAACAGCTTCCAGACTTCGACAGCACCAAGCACAAGGTCTTTGTGGTGGGCAATGCAGCCATTGGCAGGGAACTACAGGCAAACGGCATAGACAGCTACGGGGCCGGGGAAGAGGAGCCGTTGCCCATGGGCGAAAAATGGCAGGACTTCGCATTGCGAGAGTTTACCAAGCCTGAGGCGGCCGACAATGTGGGTGCCGTGGTGGTGGGCTGGGATGAACACTTCAGTTACTGCAAAATGGCCAGGGCTTCTCACATCCTCTGCCGCAACGGGAGCTCTGCCTTCCTGGTTACCAACAGAGATGCCGTGCACAAGTATCCCGCCTTATGCATTCCCGGCACTGCTGCCTTTGTGGCTGGCATCGAGGCGTGTGCGGGCCGTGAGGCCTTAGAAATGGGAAAGCCAAGTCCTGTGGTCCTTGAACCCTTGATTCAGTCCGGCGCCCTTCGGCCGGAACGCACTCTGATGATAGGCGACTG CCCGAAAATTGATATCGCCTTTGCCAGAAACTGTGGCATGCAATCACTGCTGGTCGGGACTGGCAGCTATCAACTGGATATCCTGCAGCAGAACGGCAGTCTGCCTCAGCCAGATTTGTATCTACCAAGACTGGGTGACCTGCTGCAATTTCTATAG
- the LOC108165339 gene encoding gamma-aminobutyric acid receptor alpha-like — MCTTAASGDGDGDASTDLIKDGVGMNRGRSRAPRIGVPPSCQGHRLNLRIFKLLISCCVLMLSIYTNAWHLSISPGSGSVWVMAGSIKGRGDAHRLDELGSMAHTASSSSSLMSAWLTQSNNHANISELLDNLLRGYDNSIRPDFGGPPATVEVDIMVRSMGPISEVDMTYSMDCYFRQSWVDKRLAFEGAQDTLALSVSMLKRIWKPDTYFYNGKQSYLHTITTPNKFVRIYQNGRVLYSSRLTIKAGCPMNLADFPMDIQKCPLKFGSFGYTTSDVIYRWNKERPAVAIAEDMKLSQFDLVDCPAGNLTDIVYKAAAPTPPQRPYNNKDLSHAGRPKPTGKTLTTFAGPGAKNQHVRGTGLKLDKGAFGTGRDAAGAPPTNVGSITLETHHPSEYSMLMVNFHLQRHMGNFLIQVYGPCCLLVVLSWVSFWLNREATADRVSLGITTVLTMTFLGLEARTDLPKVPYPTALDFFVFLSFAFIFATILQFAVVHYFTKYGSGECYFIIEEMDSDSAESETEAPSDFRDSTESKIYEVIPLSMCTIDMHPPSAGSSRLGMLSSKRGATRNRRHVPWTLKLPSCFDWRRRMTPHTHTHSHYSSSDEEEDDEQTQLRAHEAGPSTSAAAAAAAAAAAAAAAAAAAAAAAAATAAQSSPPHVGRRRMSYYRREEMEARRKGKRTPQYNSVSKIDRASRIVFPLLFFLINVFYWYGYLSRSARILANTQPST; from the exons ATGTGCACAACGGCAGCATccggcgatggcgatggcgatgcaTCCACTGACCTCATCAAGGACGGGGTGGGAATGAACAGGGGCAGGAGCCGGGCTCCCAGGATCGGAGTGCCCCCCTCCTGCCAAGGACACCGCTTAAACTTGCGCATATTTAAACTTTTGATTAGCTGCTGCGTTTTAATGCTCAGCATTTACACAAATGCCTGGCACTTGTCCATCAGtcccggctccggctccgtcTGGGTCATGGCCGGCAGCATCAAGGGACGCGGTGACGCCCACCGTCTCGATGAGCTGGGCTCCATGGCCCAcaccgcctcctcctcctcctcgctgATGTCGGCCTGGCTAACCCAAAGCAATAACCATGCAAATATCTCCGAGCTACTGGACAATTTGCTGCGTGGATATGACAATAGCATACGTCCGGATTTTGGTG GACCACCAGCCACTGTAGAAGTGGACATAATGGTTCGAAGTATGGGACCAATATCAGAAGTCGATATG ACCTACTCAATGGATTGTTATTTTCGCCAATCCTGGGTGGATAAACGTCTCGCATTCGAAGGCGCCCAGGACACGCTGGCGTTGAGCGTCTCGATGCTGAAGCGGATATGGAAGCCGGATACGTACTTTTACAATGGCAAGCAGAGCTATTTGCACACGATTACCACGCCGAACAAGTTTGTGCGGATCTACCAGAACGGACGCGTCCTGTACTCCAGCCGTCTGACAATTAAAGCCGGCTGCCCCATGAATCTGGCCGACTTTCCCATGGACATACAGAAGTGTCCTCTGAAATTTGGCTCAT ttgGCTACACCACGTCCGATGTCATCTATCGGTGGAACAAGGAGCGCCCGGCCGTCGCCATAGCGGAGGACATGAAGTTGTCCCAGTTCGATTTGGTCGACTGTCCGGCTGGCAATTTGACGGACATTGTGTATAAGGCGGCGGCACCGACGCCGCCGCAACGGCCCTACAACAACAAGGACCTGTCCCACGCAGGACGGCCCAAGCCGACCGGCAAGACGCTGACCACATTCGCGGGACCAGGGGCTAAGAATCAGCACGTGCGCGGCACCGGACTGAAGCTGGACAAGGGGGCCTTTGGGACGGGACGCGACGCGGCCGGGGCACCGCCCACCAATGTGGGGAGCATCACCCTGGAGACGCACCATCCAT CGGAGTACTCCATGCTGATGGTGAACTTTCACCTGCAGCGGCACATGGGAAACTTCCTCATCCAGGTGTACGGGCCCTGCTGCCTGCTGGTGGTCCTCAGCTGGGTCTCCTTCTGGCTGAACCGGGAGGCCACCGCGGACAGGGTGTCGCTGGGCATCACCACGGTGCTGACGATGACCTTCCTCGGACTGGAGGCGCGCACCGACCTGCCCAAGGTGCCGTATCCGACGGCCCTTGACTTCTTCGTGTTCCTCTCGTTCGCCTTCATCTTCGCCACGATCCTGCAGTTCGCCGTGGTCCACTACTTCACCAAATATGGCTCCGGCGAGTGCTACTTCATCATCGAGGAGATGGACTCCGACTCGGCCGAATCGGAGACGGAAGCCCCCTCCGATTTCCGGGACAGCACCGAGTCCAAGATCTACGAGGTGATACCCCTCTCCATGTGCACCATCGACATGCACCCCCCCTCCGCGGGCAGCAGTCGCCTCGGCATGCTGTCCTCCAAGCGTGGCGCCACACGCAACCGCCGCCACGTACCGTGGACACTAAAGCTCCCCAGCTGCTTCGACTGGCGGCGAAGGATGAccccacacacgcacacgcactcGCACTACTCCTCCtccgacgaggaggaggacgacgaaCAGACCCAGCTGAGGGCTCACGAGGCGGGACCCTCCACAtccgcagcggcagcggcagccgcggccgcagcagcagcggcagcggcagcagcggcggcggcggcggcggcggcggcaacaGCCGCCCAAAGCAGTCCGCCCCATGTGGGCCGCCGACGGATGTCCTACTACCGGCGCGAAGAGATGGAGGCACGCCGCAAAGGTAAGCGCACGCCGCAGTACAACTCCGTCTCGAAGATCGATCGCGCCTCGCGCATCGTCTTCCCGCTGCTGTTCTTCCTGATCAATGTGTTCTACTGGTACGGCTACCTGTCCAGGAGCGCCCGCATCCTGGCCAACACGCAACCGAGCACCTGA
- the LOC108151260 gene encoding mediator of RNA polymerase II transcription subunit 19, translated as MMSNYGNIMTDSPRSSPHGGRSPVVARQDSSGTLKTTISLGKTPTIIHTGPFYSMKEPPAKAELTGDKDLMTEYGLHHTLTKFKEKKFKESLSSFLQNIPGINDLITHPVENSTLRSVIEKPPIGGKELLPLTAVQLAGFRLHPGPLPEQYRTTYVTPARKHKNKHKKHKHKDGVTTGQESTLLDSTGLETYEKKHKKQKRHEDDKERKKRKKEKKRKKKNQSPEPGVGLLPGGAGLGNAAGGGIMGATGLGSLGGGPGPGAGPGMSNLSASMGPGVVGMNNFSSSMQMQQQQMPMQQQQMTSGGLLGSVLGVGGGPGGGGGGAGSGGGGGSLLMSQF; from the exons ATGATGAGCAACTACGGCAACATAATGACGGACTCTCCAAGGTCGTCGCCACACGGCGGACGCTCGCCGGTTGTGGCCCGCCAGGATTCATCGGGGACGCTGAAGACAACCATTTCATTGGGCAAAACACCAACCATCATACACACGGGTCCCTTCTACTCGATGAAGGAGCCGCCGGCTAAGGCGGAGCTGACAGGTGACAAGGATCTCATGACTGAATACGGTCTGCACCACACGCTGACCAAATTCAAGGAGAAAAAGTTTAAAGAATCGCTGTCTTCCTTTCTGCAAAACATCCCCGGCATCAATGACCTCATCACGCATCCCGTCGAAAACAGTACGCTGCGGAGCGTGATCGAAAAGCCGCCCATCGGTGGCAAGGAGCTCCTTCCGTTGACTGCAGTGCAGTTGGCCGGCTTCCGATTGCATCCCGGACCG CTTCCGGAGCAGTATCGTACCACATATGTCACACCTGCGcgaaaacacaaaaacaagCACAAAAAGCACAAACACAAAGATGGCGTGACCACGGGGCAGGAGTCAACGCTACTGG ATTCTACTGGGCTGGAAACTTACGAAAAGAAGCACAAGAAACAGAAGCGGCACGAGGATGATAAGGAGCGGAAGAAGCGGAAAAAGGAGAAGAagcgaaaaaagaaaaatcaaAGTCCAGAGCCTGGAGTCGGCCTTCTGCCAGGTGGAGCAGGTCTGGGCAATGCTGCTGGAGGCGGAATAATGGGTGCCACCGGCCTGGGATCTCTGGGCGGAGGTCCTGGTCCTGGCGCCGGTCCCGGTATGTCCAATCTGAGCGCCAGCATGGGTCCTGGTGTCGTAGGCATGAACAACTTCTCCTCATCAATGcaaatgcagcagcaacagatgcctatgcagcaacagcaaatgACCAGCGGAGGCCTTCTGGGCTCGGTGCTGGGCGTTGGCGGCGGTCCTGGCGGAGGAGGTGGCGGCGCtggcagtggcggtggcggtggaaGCTTATTAATGTCACAGTTTTAG
- the LOC108151253 gene encoding EF-hand domain-containing family member B-like, protein MSNIGRFVDRNADIRAAGLTTSFGDLVSVPDCMPFTHPSDLAEQLMRQECRRSTAKPQSKRHPIVPSDSVKKMLNGEEKSRFVAFREKLYEAMYSKKHRLGRIRPTHSKPESVTNDNRTFGLATKTSEPLYPIILPPKSAEQVNQEYAEFHDKHIISHNHYFPSEIVNRKYTHPFDRRNTFGMHFGTDRNGTLVKSLLSLFEGPDLIINKTHNDFIERHCGPLGKKYKHPYEVPDTIHGITHPFECNAKMLFENISPCVNNDRLKDALRYLIDWRRSLHKRPDFHIYDLCSVLEKKDKVRTGHLPLSKIIETLDRLHIVVDTQKMRTALNHIHLIIDEGCATERVNYEKFCGLIGQQAPLPTMDSRLPFPAKMYCLDTTYRLFCADRNKKPVEGLVEKRKFLTPQEQDEENTRAKDLIAPEPETLYGLGPSDFTRPRPKDQMERLFKNILPKDVFETVWQRVLAEHKDPHEMVSVYHFRTVWKRIQDIAALESRYSRS, encoded by the exons ATGTCGAACATAGGGCGTTTTGTAGATAGGAATGCCGATATACGGGCTGCGGGGCTGACGACCTCGTTCGGCGACCTGGTGAGCGTTCCGGATTGCATGCCCTTCACACACCCGTCCGACTTGGCCGAGCAGCTTATGCGGCAGGAGTGCAGGCGGAGCACGGCCAAGCCACAGAGTAAACGTCATCCGATTGTTCCCAGCGATAGTGTGAAGAAGATGTTGAACGGAGAAGAAAAGTCCCGTTTCGTGGCATTCCGTGAGAAGCTGTATGAGGCCATGTATTCGAAGAAGCACCGCTTGGGAAGGATAAGGCCGACACACTCGAAGCCAGAGAGTGTGACCAATGATAACCGCACCTTTGGCTTGGCAACGAAAACTTCGGAGCCCTTGTACCCGATTATATTGCCACCGAAGTCCGCAGAGCAGGTCAACCAGGAGTACGCTGAGTTTCACGATAAACATATCATTAGCCACAATCATTATTTCCCCTCGGAGATTGTCAATCGCAA ATATACACATCCCTTCGATCGGCGAAATACTTTTGGGATGCACTTTGGCACCGACAGGAATGGAACGCTGGTCAAAAGTCTCTTGAGCCTGTTCGAGGGTCCCGATCTCATTATCAACAAGACCCACAATGACTTTATTGAACGCCACTGCGGTCCTTTAGGAAAAAAGTACAA ACATCCGTATGAGGTGCCAGACACGATTCATGGCATTACACATCCATTCGAGTGCAATGCCAAAATGCTATTCGAAAACATCTCGCCCTGCGTGAACAACGACAGACTGAAGGATGCCTTGAGGTACCTGATCGATTGGCGTCGGAGCCTGCATAAGCGGCCCGACTTCCACATTTACGACCTGTGCTCAGTGCTGGAGAAGAAAGACAAGGTGCGCACGGGCCATCTGCCCCTCTCGAAGATCATTGAGACACTGGACCGTCTTCACATTGTGGTGGACACCCAGAAGATGCGTACCGCTCTGAACCACATCCATTTGATCATCGACGAGGGCTGTGCCACAGAGCGTGTGAATTACGAGAAGTTCTGCGGCCTGATCGGCCAACAGGCGCCACTGCCAACAATGGACAGCCGCTTGCCCTTCCCGGCTAAGATGTACTGCTTGGATACCACCTACCGCCTGTTCTGCGCCGACCGCAATAAGAAGCCCGTTGAGGGGTTAGTGGAAAAGAGGAAATTTCTGACGCCCCAAGAGCAGGATGAAGAGAACACACGGGCCAAGGATCTTATTGCCCCCGAGCCGGAGACTTTGTACGGCCTCGGGCCAAGCGACTTCACTCGTCCACGGCCCAAGGATCAGATGGAGCGCCTCTTCAAGAATATCCTCCCCAAAGATGTCTTCGAAACGGTTTGGCAGCGAGTGTTGGCAGAGCACAAGGATCCACATGAAATGGTCTCCGTTTACCATTTTCGGACCGTCTGGAAAAGGATACAGGATATTGCTGCCCTGGAGTCACGCTACAGCCGCAGTTAA